The following coding sequences are from one Anopheles bellator chromosome X, idAnoBellAS_SP24_06.2, whole genome shotgun sequence window:
- the LOC131213272 gene encoding uncharacterized protein LOC131213272, with protein sequence MNHLTGLIVLAAALCAGVFGDEPGSAGYYSYKSFGDAEGECAQYLQVPDDRLQRYQREGYPDEPEVRCLVLCVLENLRAWTNTSGLNEQVLQAYFVPSAEDCDNAKRTEKCLFYLPKECDGDRCLQAYRAFQCYYQNYGTLTYCPQFNIDYFDEEVQEALDLFDMLDVSEETRRKLAGGCFPNCYESECFFRAFLLRADLYDDDNGPNLFNLYMQFPEDAFKSDNSVTLACLENLKKLGCNKSKCKQATEVWTQCFANTKSYAEFVRVFKYAAQNY encoded by the coding sequence ATGAACCATTTGACCGGGTTGATCGTGCTGGCCGCTGCGCTCTGCGCTGGAGTGTTCGGCGATGAGCCGGGCTCTGCCGGCTACTACTCCTACAAGAGCTTCGGTGATGCCGAGGGAGAGTGCGCCCAGTACCTGCAGGTTCCAGATGATCGGCTCCAGCGCTACCAACGCGAGGGCTACCCCGATGAGCCGGAGGTGCGCTGCTTGGTGCTCTGTGTTTTGGAGAACCTACGCGCCTGGACCAACACGAGCGGGCTGAACGAGCAAGTTCTCCAGGCCTACTTCGTTCCATCGGCCGAGGACTGCGACAACGCCAAGCGGACGGAAAAGTGTCTGTTCTACCTACCCAAAGAGTGCGACGGTGACCGGTGTCTCCAGGCGTACCGTGCTTTCCAGTGCTACTACCAGAACTACGGTACGCTTACGTACTGCCCGCAGTTCAACATCGATTACTTCGACGAGGAAGTTCAGGAAGCTCTGGACCTGTTCGATATGCTGGACGTTTCGGAAGAGACACGTCGCAAGCTGGCCGGAGGATGCTTCCCTAATTGTTACGAGTCGGAGTGCTTCTTCCGTGCGTTCCTTCTCCGCGCTGACCTGTACGACGATGACAACGGGCCCAACCTATTCAACCTGTACATGCAGTTCCCGGAGGATGCTTTCAAGTCGGACAACTCGGTCACACTGGCTTGCCTGGAAAACCTGAAGAAGCTCGGTTGCAACAAGAGCAAATGCAAACAGGCCACCGAAGTATGGACTCAGTGCTTCGCCAACACCAAATCCTACGCGGAGTTCGTTCGGGTCTTCAAGTACGCTGCCCAGAACTACTGA
- the LOC131213273 gene encoding general odorant-binding protein 45-like produces the protein MSRTLCVVATLAVLVGTVQVHADELPQYVTTKSFYEAQAECAVYLGVAQDDLQRYVNNGYPDEEQVRCLLRCVAFNLRFWNRTTGLQQARLAAHFVPYPNDFHNVERTEACLAKSLYTCDDDLCTQVYKAFQCYYQHYGALSECPQFVVSTYREDLQVAYDVFGMLYVSSPGLQHLAGGCFPKDEEALCFFRAFNLREGLYDDDSGWNLERLYLQYSEDVFLPNNALTVSCLSNQQKLACKKSSCQQAFDSFKACFGESHAFSYQLNTVFVDAAKNVLGQPVCYCNKAVKCGNH, from the coding sequence ATGAGCCGTACCCTGTGCGTGGTCGCTACGTTGGCGGTGTTGGTGGGAACCGTGCAGGTCCATGCGGACGAGCTGCCTCAGTACGTCACAACGAAGAGCTTCTACGAGGCACAGGCCGAGTGTGCCGTGTACCTGGGGGTCGCCCAAGATGATCTGCAGCGCTACGTCAACAATGGATACCCGGACGAAGAGCAGGTCCGCTGTCTGCTGCGCTGTGTGGCCTTCAACCTGCGCTTCTGGAACCGCACCACCGGACTGCAGCAGGCCCGTCTGGCGGCCCACTTCGTGCCGTACCCGAACGACTTCCACAACGTCGAGCGCACGGAGGCGTGCCTGGCCAAAAGTCTGTACACCTGCGACGATGACCTCTGCACGCAGGTCTACAAGGCGTTCCAGTGTTACTACCAGCACTACGGTGCGCTGAGCGAGTGCCCGCAGTTCGTCGTGTCCACCTACCGGGAAGATCTGCAGGTCGCGTACGACGTGTTCGGAATGCTGTACGTTTCCAGCCCCGGCCTCCAGCACCTGGCCGGTGGATGCTTCCCCAAGGACGAGGAGGCGCTGTGCTTCTTCCGAGCGTTCAACCTGCGCGAAGGACTGTACGACGATGACAGCGGCTGGAACCTGGAGCGTCTGTACCTCCAGTACTCCGAGGACGTGTTCCTCCCGAACAACGCGCTCACCGTTAGCTGTCTGTCGAACCAGCAGAAGTTGGCCTGCAAAAAGAGCAGCTGCCAGCAGGCCTTCGACTCGTTCAAGGCGTGCTTCGGTGAATCGCATGCGTTCAGCTACCAGCTCAACACGGTGTTCGTCGATGCTGCCAAGAACGTTCTCGGACAGCCCGTGTGCTACTGCAACAAGGCAGTGAAGTGTGGAAACCATTag